From the Homo sapiens chromosome 1, GRCh38.p14 Primary Assembly genome, one window contains:
- the FMOD gene encoding fibromodulin isoform X1 translates to MQWTSLLLLAGLFSLSQAQYEDDPHWWFHYLRSQQSTYYDPYDPYPYETYEPYPYGVDEGPAYTYGSPSPPDPRDCPQECDCPPNFPTAMYCDNRNLKYLPFVPSRMKYVYFQNNQITSIQEGVFDNATGLLWIALHGNQITSDKVGRKVFSKLRHLERLYLDHNNLTRMPGPLPRSLRELHLDHNQISRVPNNALEGLENLTALYLQHNEIQEVGSSMRGLRSLILLDLSYNHLRKVPDGLPSALEQLYMEHNNVYTVPDSYFRGAPKLLYVRLSHNSLTNNGLASNTFNSSSLLELDLSYNQLQKIPPVNTNLENLYLQGNRINEFSISSFCTVVDVVNFSKLQVLRLDGNEIKRSAMPADAPLCLRLASLIEI, encoded by the exons ATGCAGTGGACCTCCCTCCTGCTGCTGGCAGggctcttctccctctcccaggcCCAGTATGAAGATGACCCTCATTGGTGGTTCCACTACCTCCGCAGCCAGCAGTCCACCTACTACGATCCCTATGACCCTTACCCGTATGAGACCTACGAGCCTTACCCCTATGGGGTGGATGAAGGGCCAGCCTACACCTACGGCTCTCCATCCCCTCCAGATCCCCGCGACTGCCCCCAGGAGTGCGACTGCCCACCCAACTTCCCCACGGCCATGTACTGTGACAATCGCAACCTCAAGTACCTGCCCTTCGTTCCCTCCCGCATGAAGTATGTGTACTTCCAGAACAACCAGATCACCTCCATCCAGGAAGGCGTCTTTGACAATGCCACAGGGCTGCTCTGGATTGCTCTCCACGGCAACCAGATCACCAGTGATAAGGTGGGCAGGAAGGTCTTCTCCAAGCTGAGGCACCTGGAGAGGCTGTACCTGGACCACAACAACCTGACCCGGATGCCCGGTCCCCTGCCTCGATCCCTGAGAGAGCTCCATCTCGACCACAACCAGATCTCACGGGTCCCCAACAATGCTCTGGAGGGGCTGGAGAACCTCACGGCCTTGTACCTCCAACACAATGAGATCCAGGAAGTGGGCAGTTCCATGAGGGGCCTCCGGTCACTGATCTTGCTGGACCTGAGTTATAACCACCTTCGGAAGGTGCCTGATGGGCTGCCCTCAGCTCTTGAGCAGCTGTACATGGAGCACAACAATGTCTACACCGTCCCCGATAGCTACTTCCGGGGGGCGCCCAAGCTGCTGTATGTGCGGCTGTCCCACAACAGTCTAACCAACAATGGCCTGGCCTCCAACACCTTCAATTCCAGCAGCCTCCTTGAGCTAGACCTCTCCTACAACCAGCTGCAGAAGATCCCCCCAGTCAACACCAACCTGGAGAACCTCTACCTCCAAGGCAATAGGATCAATG AGTTCTCCATCAGCAGCTTCTGCACCGTGGTGGACGTCGTGAACTTCTCCAAGCTGCAGGTGCTGCGCCTGGACGGGAACGAGATCAAGCGCAGCGCCATGCCTGCCGACGCGCCCCTCTGCCTGCGCCTTGCCAGCCTCATCGAGATCTGA